The genomic interval TTATACATCTGTGCTAAAATTTTATACTTTCTTAATGTGAAAAAAATAAGCCAAGGTATCCCTATATAAAAAGGGCTCCTCGACTCCTAAATACTCTAAATTAAGAAAAGATTTGTACACTCTTAATCTTTCTTAACTTTTCAATAAAATATCGGTATAACGGCTCTGACGGTTCAACAGATAGCATTGTCTTTTCACATTCTACACAAAGAAAAGATGTATTAAGGTGAATCCCCAATTCTTTCTCCTCTTCACAGACGATACACAATTCTTTGTACTCTCCTGACTTTTGAATTGCGGTCATCAATCTCCACCTCCATACTGTTAGGATGGACAATTTTATCTAGTACTATTCAAAATTTGCATTGTTTTCCGAATTGTTTTATCACATTACTATACCATATGGGCAATAGCCCGGTTATGTGTATGTCCGTTTAAAGGACATACACAAGAGTTTTCACATTTTGTTGGG from Bacillus carboniphilus carries:
- a CDS encoding sigma factor G inhibitor Gin, encoding MTAIQKSGEYKELCIVCEEEKELGIHLNTSFLCVECEKTMLSVEPSEPLYRYFIEKLRKIKSVQIFS